From a region of the Alkalinema sp. FACHB-956 genome:
- a CDS encoding alpha/beta fold hydrolase: MFPSFLPDRTAQLTEATSTMLAQNIQRQSITTPLSLSAIDTAFVHQGQGGTPIVLLHGFDSSVLEFRRLLPLLAASQETWAIDLLGFGFTDRAVDLSFDPESIKTHLYYTWKTCIGRPMVLVGASMGGAAAIDFALTYPDAVAQLVLLDSAGFAKSPVLSKFLFPPLGYLATEFLRQPKVRQQVSLKAYYDPRFVTPDAELCAALHLELPRWSQALIAFTKSGGYGFLSDRIAQVSVPTLIVWGRQDGILGIRDADRFHTTIPQSQLLWVDQCGHVPHLEKPQETADHLLSFIHSS, from the coding sequence ATGTTCCCTAGTTTTTTACCCGATCGTACTGCGCAACTGACCGAAGCCACGTCCACAATGCTGGCCCAAAACATCCAACGCCAAAGCATCACCACACCGCTGAGCTTGTCTGCGATCGACACTGCCTTTGTCCACCAGGGGCAGGGCGGTACTCCGATCGTGCTCCTGCATGGGTTTGATAGCTCTGTGTTGGAATTTCGTCGATTATTGCCTTTACTGGCAGCGTCCCAGGAAACGTGGGCGATCGATCTTCTGGGCTTTGGATTTACCGATCGGGCTGTGGATCTGAGCTTTGATCCGGAAAGTATCAAAACGCACCTGTACTACACCTGGAAGACTTGCATTGGTCGGCCTATGGTGTTGGTGGGGGCGTCCATGGGGGGAGCCGCCGCGATCGACTTTGCCTTGACCTATCCCGATGCTGTGGCGCAGTTAGTTTTGCTGGATAGTGCGGGCTTTGCCAAAAGCCCGGTACTTTCGAAGTTCCTATTTCCACCTTTAGGCTATTTGGCAACAGAATTCCTGCGCCAACCGAAGGTGCGCCAACAGGTCAGCCTCAAAGCCTACTACGACCCCCGTTTTGTTACCCCCGATGCGGAACTGTGCGCAGCACTCCACTTGGAATTACCCCGCTGGAGCCAAGCCTTAATTGCCTTTACCAAGAGTGGTGGCTATGGCTTTTTGAGCGATCGCATTGCCCAAGTCTCTGTACCAACGTTAATTGTGTGGGGACGCCAGGATGGAATTTTGGGCATCCGGGACGCCGATCGTTTCCACACCACGATTCCGCAAAGCCAGCTCCTTTGGGTTGACCAATGCGGCCACGTCCCCCATTTGGAAAAACCCCAGGAAACCGCAGACCATCTCTTGAGCTTTATCCATTCTTCCTGA
- a CDS encoding thioredoxin family protein, which produces MSNLQIISDPDFETEVLKADKPVLVYFWAAWCGPCRLMAPLVEAIANSYSDRLKVIKMEVDPNPESVALCKVEGVPALRFFRGGELLNQHEGAIPKQKLEDLVNTYLAA; this is translated from the coding sequence ATGAGTAACCTACAAATCATCTCTGACCCCGACTTTGAAACCGAAGTGTTGAAAGCGGACAAACCTGTGTTGGTTTATTTTTGGGCCGCTTGGTGTGGCCCCTGTCGGCTGATGGCTCCGCTGGTTGAAGCGATCGCTAATAGTTACAGCGATCGTTTGAAAGTCATCAAAATGGAAGTGGATCCCAATCCAGAAAGTGTTGCACTGTGCAAAGTGGAAGGGGTTCCGGCTCTCCGGTTTTTCCGGGGTGGAGAACTCCTCAACCAACACGAAGGCGCGATTCCTAAGCAAAAGTTGGAAGATTTGGTCAATACCTATCTCGCAGCCTAG
- a CDS encoding Uma2 family endonuclease, which yields MWAGRSDWFFGIDMGIYYNPDVPPIVPDGFLSIGVESVKSEGLRPSYVLWEEQGILPQLAIEVVSQKYRGEYSSKKDLYQTLGILYSAIYNPRCKRKPTLELYK from the coding sequence ATTTGGGCAGGCCGGAGTGATTGGTTTTTCGGGATTGATATGGGGATTTACTACAACCCAGATGTTCCCCCGATCGTGCCCGATGGGTTCCTCAGCATTGGCGTAGAAAGTGTTAAAAGTGAAGGTCTGCGGCCTAGCTATGTCCTCTGGGAAGAGCAGGGCATTTTGCCGCAATTAGCGATCGAAGTTGTGTCCCAAAAATATCGCGGTGAATACAGCAGCAAAAAAGATCTCTATCAAACCTTGGGGATTCTGTACTCCGCCATTTACAATCCTCGGTGCAAACGTAAACCCACCCTGGAACTCTATAAATAA
- a CDS encoding LL-diaminopimelate aminotransferase, whose product MQFADRLIPLQANVFADMDRAKAQARATGQDIIDLSLGSSDLPTSPHILQVIADSLQDPATHGYLLFNATQSFRQAAAHWYERKFGIAVDPETEVLPLIGSQEGTAHLPLAILNPGDYALLLDPGYPSHAGGVYLAGGQIYPMPIREENQYLPDFAEIPTHVLAQAKMMVLSYPHNPTSAIAPLEFFQSAVAFCQQHNLVLVHDFPYVDLVFRQEPVPSILQADPEKTCSIEFFTLSKSYNMGGFRIGYAIGNRELIRALRQIKATVDFNQYLGILQGAIAALTGPQETVQRTVETFRKRRDVFVQALHAIGWAVPAPEAAMYVWAKLPQPYAQDSIQFCQDLIAQTGVAASPGVGFGPAGEGYVRFALVHEPAILTAAVDRIAGFLAKSKLAGTAPT is encoded by the coding sequence ATGCAATTTGCCGATCGCCTAATTCCCCTGCAAGCCAACGTTTTTGCGGATATGGATCGCGCCAAAGCCCAAGCGAGAGCGACGGGGCAAGATATTATCGATCTGTCCCTAGGATCCTCAGATTTGCCGACGAGTCCGCACATTCTGCAAGTGATTGCCGATTCGCTACAAGATCCGGCGACCCATGGCTATTTACTCTTCAATGCGACCCAGTCCTTTCGTCAGGCCGCAGCCCACTGGTATGAGCGGAAGTTTGGCATTGCTGTTGATCCAGAAACGGAGGTGTTGCCGCTGATTGGATCCCAGGAAGGCACGGCCCACTTACCCTTGGCGATCCTAAATCCGGGGGATTATGCGCTACTCCTCGATCCAGGCTATCCATCCCATGCGGGGGGCGTGTATCTCGCAGGCGGCCAGATTTATCCCATGCCGATCCGGGAGGAGAACCAGTACTTGCCCGATTTCGCTGAGATTCCCACTCACGTTCTAGCTCAGGCAAAAATGATGGTGCTGAGCTATCCCCACAACCCTACCAGCGCGATCGCGCCGTTGGAATTTTTCCAGTCTGCCGTCGCCTTTTGCCAACAGCATAATTTGGTTTTGGTGCACGACTTTCCCTATGTGGATTTGGTATTTCGGCAGGAGCCGGTGCCGTCCATTTTGCAGGCAGATCCGGAAAAAACCTGCTCGATCGAATTTTTCACGCTGTCCAAAAGCTACAACATGGGCGGATTCCGCATTGGTTACGCGATCGGCAATCGGGAATTGATTCGGGCATTGCGGCAAATTAAGGCCACGGTGGATTTCAATCAATACCTCGGCATTTTGCAGGGGGCGATCGCGGCGTTAACGGGGCCGCAGGAGACCGTTCAGCGGACGGTGGAAACCTTTCGCAAGCGGCGTGATGTTTTTGTCCAGGCGCTCCACGCGATCGGCTGGGCCGTCCCTGCACCGGAAGCTGCCATGTATGTGTGGGCGAAGCTGCCGCAACCCTACGCCCAAGATTCCATCCAATTTTGTCAAGATTTAATTGCTCAAACGGGGGTGGCCGCTTCGCCGGGGGTGGGCTTTGGGCCTGCGGGGGAGGGGTATGTGCGGTTTGCCCTGGTGCATGAGCCAGCGATCTTAACCGCTGCGGTCGATCGCATAGCGGGCTTTCTAGCGAAGAGCAAACTTGCTGGCACAGCCCCAACGTAG
- a CDS encoding response regulator transcription factor, with product MRILVVEDDIQIAEVLSDALSEHHYLVDVVRDGETAWNWLTATDYDLLVLDVTLPKLDGLSLCRQLRNRNYRLPVLMLTARDTISDKIHGLDAGADDYMVKPFDLQELMARVRALLRRGGNPTAIQLTWGELQIDPSTYEVTYANQPLSLTPKEYAILELLVSNGRRVLSRSGIIEQVWSLTESPTEEAVKSHIKALRQKLKAAGSPEDFIETVHGMGYRLKAPLTRG from the coding sequence ATGCGAATTTTAGTGGTTGAAGATGATATTCAAATCGCTGAAGTCCTAAGTGATGCTTTATCTGAACATCACTATCTCGTCGATGTAGTGCGAGATGGCGAAACAGCCTGGAATTGGCTCACTGCCACAGACTATGACTTACTGGTTTTAGACGTTACCCTCCCCAAGCTGGATGGCCTCAGCCTCTGTCGCCAATTGCGCAACCGCAACTATCGCCTCCCCGTTCTGATGTTAACGGCACGGGACACCATTTCCGATAAAATCCACGGGCTGGATGCGGGGGCCGATGACTATATGGTAAAGCCTTTTGATTTGCAGGAATTGATGGCGCGGGTCAGAGCCTTGCTGCGGCGGGGTGGCAATCCCACCGCCATCCAACTGACCTGGGGGGAGTTACAAATTGATCCCAGCACCTACGAAGTCACCTATGCTAACCAGCCCCTCAGCCTGACCCCCAAGGAATATGCCATTTTGGAACTGCTGGTCTCCAATGGGCGGCGCGTCCTCAGCCGATCGGGCATCATCGAACAAGTTTGGTCCCTCACGGAATCCCCCACCGAAGAAGCGGTTAAATCCCACATCAAAGCCCTCCGCCAAAAGTTAAAAGCTGCGGGCTCCCCCGAGGACTTTATTGAGACAGTGCATGGAATGGGCTATCGGCTCAAAGCACCCCTGACCCGTGGCTAA
- a CDS encoding ATP-binding protein, producing MPNKFVWNKGIRWGRGKGFSEQQWLAAGFSTVAIWLGISSWASYHNTTEFIDTTQKLLHSYEVTRTLATISSEMTIAESSRRGYVFVGNREELDRYQESVARLVSSLHSLEGQLGRNPTQLEYFNQIKQLIPQRLALLERSIQRYRVTNQVDLEQRQITTESLRLRDRIQWLLAEMRIAEETLLRQELQHSQNLMQRRMILEIWLTFSMFLVLLLGFLAVYRQVMKRKQLEAMEEKWAQQQELSELKLKFFSMVSHEFRTPLSVVLGSSQLLSENHSQWSAEKRSQSLQRIYSSAQVMKRLLTDILMFSRAEAGNLEFEPEWIELDSFCLNLVEDMRMADPMQDSIQLISHFQGQRVHIDEKLVYSILSNLLLNSVKYSAANQDVVLIVEVDRADLLFYVKDHGMGIPAEDLPHLYEPFYRGRNVSTIAGTGLGLAVVKKCVDLHRGTITVESQEGAGTVFTIRLPAAIAEAGP from the coding sequence ATGCCAAATAAATTTGTGTGGAATAAAGGAATACGTTGGGGGAGGGGCAAAGGGTTCTCGGAACAGCAGTGGTTGGCAGCAGGATTCTCCACGGTGGCGATTTGGCTGGGGATCAGCAGCTGGGCGTCCTATCACAATACAACAGAGTTTATTGACACAACCCAAAAGTTGCTCCATTCCTATGAGGTGACGCGCACCCTGGCCACAATTTCTTCAGAGATGACGATCGCGGAATCGAGTCGGCGGGGCTATGTGTTTGTGGGCAATCGGGAGGAACTCGATCGCTATCAAGAAAGTGTGGCTCGGCTAGTATCCAGTTTGCACAGCTTGGAAGGTCAGTTAGGGCGTAATCCGACGCAGTTGGAATATTTTAACCAAATCAAGCAGTTGATTCCCCAACGACTTGCGTTATTGGAACGATCGATTCAGCGCTATCGGGTTACGAATCAAGTTGATTTGGAACAACGGCAGATTACGACGGAAAGTTTACGGTTGCGCGATCGGATTCAGTGGCTGTTGGCGGAGATGCGAATCGCAGAGGAAACGCTGTTAAGGCAGGAGTTACAGCATTCCCAGAATTTAATGCAACGTCGTATGATTTTGGAGATTTGGTTAACGTTTTCGATGTTTTTGGTGCTGTTGTTAGGATTTTTGGCAGTGTATCGCCAGGTAATGAAGCGTAAACAATTGGAAGCGATGGAAGAAAAGTGGGCACAACAGCAGGAGTTAAGTGAGTTAAAGCTGAAGTTTTTTTCGATGGTGTCCCATGAGTTTAGAACACCGTTAAGTGTAGTTTTGGGATCGAGTCAACTGTTATCGGAAAATCATAGCCAGTGGTCGGCGGAGAAGCGATCGCAGAGTCTCCAGCGGATTTACTCTTCGGCGCAGGTGATGAAGCGGCTATTGACGGATATTTTGATGTTTAGCCGTGCGGAAGCAGGGAATCTGGAGTTTGAGCCGGAGTGGATTGAGTTAGATTCCTTTTGCTTAAATTTAGTAGAGGACATGCGAATGGCTGATCCGATGCAAGATTCGATTCAGCTGATCAGTCATTTCCAGGGTCAGCGGGTTCATATTGATGAGAAGTTAGTATATTCGATTTTGAGTAATTTGCTGTTGAACTCTGTAAAGTATTCCGCTGCTAACCAGGATGTTGTTTTGATTGTGGAGGTCGATCGAGCCGATTTACTCTTTTATGTAAAAGATCATGGTATGGGCATTCCTGCGGAGGATTTGCCCCATTTGTATGAACCGTTTTACCGAGGGCGGAATGTATCTACAATCGCGGGGACGGGGTTGGGCTTGGCGGTGGTGAAGAAGTGTGTGGATCTGCATCGGGGAACGATTACGGTGGAGAGCCAGGAGGGGGCGGGAACAGTGTTTACGATCCGGTTACCTGCGGCGATCGCGGAGGCAGGACCGTAG
- a CDS encoding CocE/NonD family hydrolase, which yields MLPVRPKQTRSLLTADGIRLDADIYTPDRPGEYPILLMRQPYGRAIASTVVYAHPTWYAAHGYIVVIQDVRGRGSSEGEFRLFASEISDGEATVHWAANLPQSNGNVGMYGFSYQGMTQLYAAVNRPAPLKALCPAMLADDLYADWAYEGDAFCLQANLGWAIQLAAETARRSGDEAAFLRLRQAAHNLPLQDPLPANPELLQHLAPNSFYHDWLHRPASDSYWATLSPKTYHDRLAHLPMLHIGGWFDPYLRGTLNLYQALADRGQAPQHLIIGPWAHLPWGRKTGIIDYGNAAVSPVDQLQIRWFDYWLKGIDNGITNEKPVQLFAMGSNTWQSLEQLPASFTRPPHPPTHSPTQLHLHPTGLASMQSAPLSPQPLTTPPIADRLVHDPWRPVPALGGHASAPAGVFDRASLDDRSDVLTYTTEPYPEPWHLLGTPIVQLTVSSDAVSFDLCAVLSQVLPNGQVHPIAQGYRRVHPSSERSIEAPVTLTIPLQATYIQIPADAALRLSISAACFPAYPVNPGTGTLPAAARAIDAQIITLQIQAGSVQFDRSIANEE from the coding sequence ATGCTACCCGTTCGCCCCAAACAAACCCGATCGCTGCTGACCGCTGATGGCATCCGCCTAGACGCCGACATTTACACCCCCGATCGCCCCGGTGAATATCCCATCCTGTTGATGCGCCAACCCTACGGACGCGCGATCGCCTCCACCGTCGTCTATGCCCATCCCACCTGGTACGCCGCCCACGGTTACATCGTCGTCATCCAAGACGTGCGCGGACGGGGCAGTTCCGAGGGCGAATTTCGGTTATTTGCATCGGAAATCAGCGACGGAGAAGCCACCGTTCACTGGGCCGCTAACCTGCCCCAAAGCAATGGCAATGTGGGCATGTACGGCTTCTCCTACCAGGGCATGACCCAACTCTACGCAGCCGTCAACCGCCCCGCCCCCCTGAAAGCCCTCTGTCCCGCCATGCTGGCCGACGACCTCTACGCCGATTGGGCCTACGAAGGTGATGCCTTTTGCCTGCAAGCCAACCTGGGTTGGGCCATCCAACTGGCCGCAGAAACCGCCCGCAGATCGGGGGACGAAGCCGCCTTCCTGCGCCTACGCCAAGCTGCCCACAATCTCCCCCTGCAAGATCCCCTTCCCGCCAATCCCGAACTCCTGCAACACCTGGCCCCCAACTCGTTCTACCACGACTGGCTGCACCGTCCCGCCAGCGATTCCTACTGGGCCACCCTCTCCCCCAAAACCTACCACGATCGCCTCGCCCATCTTCCCATGCTGCACATTGGCGGCTGGTTCGATCCCTACCTGCGCGGCACGTTGAATTTATACCAAGCCCTGGCCGATCGGGGACAAGCCCCCCAGCACCTCATCATCGGCCCCTGGGCGCATTTACCCTGGGGACGCAAAACGGGAATCATTGATTATGGCAATGCTGCGGTCAGTCCCGTCGATCAACTACAAATTCGCTGGTTTGATTACTGGCTCAAAGGCATTGATAACGGCATCACCAACGAGAAACCTGTGCAATTGTTTGCCATGGGAAGTAACACTTGGCAATCCCTAGAACAACTACCCGCCAGCTTTACGCGACCCCCCCACCCACCCACCCACTCGCCTACTCAGCTACACCTCCACCCAACCGGCCTCGCGTCAATGCAATCCGCCCCGCTCTCCCCCCAGCCCCTAACAACACCCCCGATCGCCGATCGCCTAGTCCACGATCCCTGGCGACCCGTTCCTGCCCTTGGCGGCCATGCCAGTGCACCTGCGGGCGTCTTCGATCGAGCCAGCCTGGACGATCGCAGCGACGTACTGACCTACACCACGGAACCCTACCCGGAACCCTGGCATTTACTCGGCACCCCGATCGTCCAGCTCACCGTGAGCAGCGATGCCGTTAGTTTTGACCTCTGCGCGGTGCTCTCCCAGGTGTTGCCCAACGGTCAGGTGCACCCGATCGCCCAAGGGTATCGCCGGGTACATCCCTCGTCTGAACGATCGATCGAGGCCCCCGTTACTCTTACCATTCCCCTGCAAGCAACCTATATTCAAATTCCAGCCGATGCAGCCCTGCGATTAAGCATCAGCGCTGCCTGCTTCCCCGCCTATCCCGTCAACCCCGGCACCGGAACGTTACCCGCCGCTGCCCGTGCGATCGACGCGCAAATCATTACCCTCCAGATTCAGGCTGGCTCAGTGCAGTTCGATCGTTCGATCGCTAACGAGGAATGA
- the recF gene encoding DNA replication/repair protein RecF, whose protein sequence is MYLRSLNLRHFRNYTEQSVEFTAAKTILLGQNAQGKSNLLEAVELLSALKSHRTSRDRDLIQTDAAAAQIVGQLHRETSGDLELSLTLRANGRRSVALNGVAMRRQVDFLGTLNMVQFSSLDLDLVRGGPECRRHWVDSLLVQLEPIYAHVLQQYNQVLRQRNALLKNLKRENDRAGNLFDRASTSSSTGDSSSNPASDLEASSLSLWDAQLAVAGSRVIRRRARVIQRLIPLAEVWHRSISASTEALTLRYLPNVELIEDSPEVLQQAFLDKIRSRSTAEFHQGTTLVGPHRDDIEFTINQTPARQYGSQGQQRTLVLALKLAELQLIEDVIGEPPLLLLDDVLAELDLTRQNQLLETIQDRFQTIITTTHLGAFDAQWLDASQILYVKAGQLVPEEF, encoded by the coding sequence ATGTATCTGCGATCGCTGAACCTACGCCATTTTCGGAATTACACTGAGCAGTCCGTGGAGTTTACGGCGGCAAAAACGATTCTATTGGGACAGAATGCCCAGGGCAAATCGAATTTGTTGGAAGCGGTGGAACTGCTGTCGGCGTTGAAATCCCACCGCACCAGCCGCGATCGGGATCTGATCCAGACCGATGCGGCAGCGGCGCAGATTGTCGGACAGTTACACCGGGAAACCAGTGGGGATTTGGAATTGTCGTTGACGCTGCGGGCCAATGGTCGGCGATCGGTGGCGTTGAATGGCGTGGCGATGCGGCGGCAGGTGGATTTCCTGGGCACGCTCAATATGGTGCAGTTTTCCAGTTTAGATTTGGATTTGGTGCGGGGCGGGCCGGAGTGCCGTCGCCATTGGGTGGATTCATTGCTAGTGCAGTTGGAACCGATCTATGCCCATGTGTTGCAGCAGTACAACCAGGTTTTGCGGCAGCGGAATGCTTTGCTGAAGAATTTAAAACGGGAGAACGATCGGGCGGGTAATCTGTTCGATCGGGCATCTACGAGTTCTAGCACAGGTGATTCTTCTAGTAATCCTGCCAGTGATTTAGAGGCTTCCAGTTTATCATTGTGGGATGCCCAGTTAGCTGTAGCAGGGTCACGGGTCATTCGCCGTCGGGCGCGGGTGATTCAGCGCTTGATTCCCTTGGCGGAAGTCTGGCACCGATCGATTAGTGCCAGCACAGAAGCGTTAACCCTGCGCTATCTGCCCAATGTGGAATTGATAGAAGACAGTCCGGAGGTTTTGCAACAGGCATTTTTGGACAAGATTCGATCGCGCAGTACGGCGGAGTTCCACCAAGGGACAACGCTAGTGGGGCCGCACCGGGACGATATTGAATTTACAATTAATCAAACTCCAGCGCGTCAGTACGGTTCCCAAGGTCAGCAACGCACATTGGTTTTAGCATTGAAATTAGCGGAGTTACAATTGATTGAGGATGTGATTGGTGAGCCGCCTTTATTATTGTTAGACGATGTGTTGGCAGAATTGGATCTAACGCGACAAAATCAGTTATTGGAAACGATTCAGGATCGCTTTCAAACGATTATTACTACGACTCACCTCGGGGCATTTGATGCGCAGTGGCTGGACGCTTCCCAGATTCTTTACGTTAAAGCAGGGCAGTTGGTACCGGAGGAGTTTTAG